A stretch of Schistocerca americana isolate TAMUIC-IGC-003095 chromosome 3, iqSchAmer2.1, whole genome shotgun sequence DNA encodes these proteins:
- the LOC124606291 gene encoding trypsin delta-like, whose product MSMSAVVVLLLCAVCSAAPSARPRGLWARLGGRIVGGEPVDISQYPWQVSIQLMGGHYCGGSIISSTWVLSAAHCFYGSRASEFSVRAGTSIRESGGSVYQTADIQIHEDFSYFTGDYDVAAVSISGSFSFDGNVQTVGLGTADIEAGTSVTITGWGALDYTQTLPEQLQAVTTVIVARRDCNIYYLGGITENMICAGEYGRGACNGDSGGPLVVGSTQYGIVSMGYCAQGIPEVYTSVVAVRSWISTATGV is encoded by the exons ATGTCGATGTCCGCCGTGGTTGTGTTGCTGTTGTGTGCAGTCTGCAGCGCGGCGCCGTCCGCGAGACCTCGCGGTCTCTGGGCTCGCCTTGGCGGCCGAATTGTGGGCGGCGAGCCGGTGGACATCTCGCAGTACCCGTGGCAGGTCTCGATCCAACTGATGGGCGGGCACTACTGCGGCGGCTCCATCATCAGCAGTACCTGGGTGCTGTCCGCAGCACACTGCTTCTACGGTAGCCGCGCATCAGAGTTCTCCGTGAGGGCAGGTACCTCTATACGCGAGAGCGGTGGCTCCGTGTACCAGACTGCTGACATACAAATACACGAAGATTTCAGCTATTTCACTGGAGATTATGACGTCGCCGCCGTTTCTATCTCGGGCTCATTCTCTTTTGATGGCAACGTCCAG ACAGTCGGTCTTGGCACTGCAGACATCGAAGCTGGCACATCAGTGACCATCACCGGGTGGGGCGCCTTGGATTATACACAGACCCTACCTGAGCAGCTTCAGGCTGTCACCACGGTCATCGTCGCACGTCGTGACTGCAATATCTATTACTTGGGCGGCATCACGGAGAACATGATCTGCGCCGGTGAATATGGCAGAGGTGCTTGCAACGGAGACAGCGGCGGACCGCTGGTTGTTGGGTCTACGCAGTACGGCATCGTCTCCATGGGCTACTGCGCTCAGGGAATCCCCGAGGTTTACACCAGTGTCGTTGCCGTACGATCGTGGATTAGCACAGCGACTGGCGTCTAG